From a single Acidobacteriota bacterium genomic region:
- a CDS encoding DUF1579 family protein, which yields MTIQDVFSSLEGEWKGTNRLNLSFLPDPIFESPSMAKAVKRINGQCLEIAYTWVYEGEQHEGVILISGSGKDNSVSAFWTDSWHSKYVVMECKGTISDAGVLNLMGHYSVPGHPDWGWRTEIVPGSDTFKYLMFNVSPEGEEDWAVETVFERA from the coding sequence ATGACCATCCAAGACGTGTTTTCTTCGCTTGAAGGTGAATGGAAAGGAACGAACCGGCTCAATCTTTCATTCCTACCCGACCCGATATTCGAATCGCCCTCAATGGCAAAAGCGGTGAAGCGGATCAACGGCCAATGCCTCGAGATCGCCTATACGTGGGTTTACGAGGGCGAGCAGCATGAAGGCGTAATCCTGATATCCGGCAGCGGGAAGGACAACTCGGTCTCGGCATTTTGGACCGATTCGTGGCACTCAAAATATGTGGTGATGGAATGCAAGGGAACGATCTCGGACGCGGGTGTCTTAAACCTGATGGGACATTACTCGGTGCCCGGCCATCCTGATTGGGGCTGGCGGACGGAGATCGTCCCCGGCAGCGACACGTTCAAGTATTTGATGTTCAATGTCTCGCCCGAGGGCGAAGAGGATTGGGCGGTCGAGACCGTTTTCGAACGAGCGTAG
- a CDS encoding VOC family protein, translating into MAEFSVPTHGTICWHELASRDLEAAKAFYKEMFGWELAKSKVSPLAYDEIHIGGPVGGMMAIDESWGPEPPPSNWTAYIAVDNADETAEAIKANGGAVNHGPFDAPGVGRIVLCADPCGANFALIQFSSPA; encoded by the coding sequence ATGGCGGAATTTTCAGTACCAACGCACGGCACGATCTGCTGGCACGAGCTTGCCTCGCGTGACCTGGAGGCGGCAAAAGCATTTTACAAGGAGATGTTCGGCTGGGAGCTTGCGAAGAGCAAGGTCTCGCCCCTCGCTTACGACGAGATTCACATCGGCGGCCCCGTCGGCGGGATGATGGCGATCGATGAAAGCTGGGGGCCGGAGCCGCCGCCCTCGAATTGGACCGCATACATCGCGGTCGATAATGCCGATGAAACGGCCGAGGCAATCAAGGCGAACGGCGGTGCGGTAAACCATGGGCCTTTCGACGCACCGGGCGTTGGCCGTATAGTTCTCTGTGCCGATCCGTGCGGAGCTAATTTTGCGTTGATACAGTTCAGCTCCCCGGCCTAA
- a CDS encoding insulinase family protein: MTLDRNRPPEPLEPVPFGVPTAFRTTMANGLRVVIVDDERIPLSSYRLVFLTGDANEPRNEIGINSALASMLTEGTENHSSRELAEKIERLGASLSASSNDDFTMIAASALSMYAADMIELLAEIVFSPTFPENELDLYRRNSIEGLKFQRSQPSFLANEQVAKLLYGQHPYATISPKLADIERLTRDALEKARRREFLPNNAVFIAVGDVRKDELLLQLEEHFGDWEPGDRHVHELSQPPVRTARSLTIVDRPGSAQANIVIANRTIPRNHADYFPLIVMNQVLGAGASSRVFMNLREEKGYTYGAYTRLDTKRLDGSIEATAEVRTAVTGESLKEFFYELNRIRDERVIDEEIDDAKNFLTGVFPIRAETQEGLTSLVVSQELYGLPHDYLDTYRSHIEAVTADDIQRVANEYIRPAEMAIVIVGDAGEILPQAREWAETVEIFDKDGNERDMKEYEIVANTDAADVAGEWTLALNFMGSDVEIKMHLEQDGSSVSGKLVTMLGEGTINGGRVNGSRVTATAITELQGQEVEFAITGTAEGDELSGVITSEMLPGDLEFKGTRAA; encoded by the coding sequence ATGACCCTTGATAGAAACAGACCGCCCGAACCGCTTGAACCGGTGCCTTTTGGAGTGCCGACAGCTTTCCGGACCACCATGGCGAACGGCCTTCGTGTCGTGATCGTTGATGACGAACGAATTCCGCTCTCGAGCTATCGGCTTGTTTTTCTGACCGGCGACGCAAATGAACCGCGAAATGAGATCGGTATCAACTCCGCATTGGCATCGATGCTGACCGAAGGTACAGAGAATCATTCGAGCAGGGAATTGGCGGAGAAGATCGAACGGCTTGGAGCGAGCCTTTCGGCGAGTTCGAACGACGACTTCACGATGATCGCCGCCTCAGCTCTTTCGATGTATGCTGCAGACATGATCGAGCTATTAGCAGAGATCGTTTTCTCGCCTACATTTCCGGAGAACGAGCTCGACCTTTACCGGCGAAACTCGATCGAGGGGCTGAAGTTTCAGCGGTCGCAGCCGTCATTTCTTGCCAACGAGCAGGTCGCGAAGCTCCTTTATGGCCAACACCCTTACGCCACCATCTCGCCGAAACTGGCGGACATCGAACGCTTAACACGCGATGCTCTTGAGAAGGCGAGGCGTCGGGAGTTTCTGCCAAATAATGCCGTGTTCATTGCGGTTGGCGACGTTCGAAAAGACGAACTGCTTCTGCAACTCGAAGAGCACTTTGGTGATTGGGAGCCAGGCGACCGGCATGTTCACGAACTCTCGCAGCCGCCGGTGCGAACGGCGAGATCGCTCACGATCGTTGACCGGCCCGGTTCGGCACAGGCCAATATCGTCATCGCAAACCGGACCATCCCGCGAAATCACGCGGACTATTTTCCGCTGATCGTGATGAACCAGGTCTTGGGAGCCGGAGCTTCGTCGCGGGTGTTTATGAATCTCCGCGAGGAAAAGGGCTATACGTACGGGGCTTATACGCGTCTTGATACAAAGCGGCTTGACGGTTCGATAGAAGCGACCGCAGAGGTCCGGACGGCGGTTACCGGCGAATCGCTCAAAGAGTTTTTCTATGAGCTCAACCGCATCCGTGACGAACGTGTGATCGATGAAGAGATCGACGACGCGAAGAACTTCCTGACCGGCGTTTTCCCGATCCGGGCAGAGACGCAGGAAGGCTTGACGAGCCTCGTCGTAAGCCAGGAGCTTTACGGGCTGCCGCATGACTATCTTGATACTTATCGCTCGCATATCGAGGCTGTGACCGCAGACGACATCCAGAGGGTCGCGAACGAATACATACGGCCGGCTGAGATGGCGATCGTGATCGTCGGTGACGCAGGAGAGATCTTGCCGCAGGCACGCGAATGGGCAGAGACGGTCGAAATATTTGACAAGGATGGGAATGAACGCGATATGAAAGAATACGAGATCGTCGCTAATACTGATGCGGCCGATGTCGCAGGCGAGTGGACGCTCGCGCTCAATTTCATGGGCAGCGATGTCGAGATCAAGATGCACCTTGAGCAGGACGGAAGTAGCGTCAGCGGAAAGCTTGTGACGATGCTCGGCGAAGGAACCATAAACGGCGGCCGTGTGAATGGGAGCAGGGTCACGGCGACGGCTATTACGGAGCTACAGGGCCAGGAAGTCGAATTCGCGATAACCGGAACGGCGGAAGGCGACGAGCTCTCCGGTGTGATCACCTCAGAGATGCTTCCCGGCGACCTCGAATTCAAAGGAACGCGTGCCGCTTAG
- a CDS encoding insulinase family protein produces the protein MKFELPSVDIEEYKLENGLRVVLNRDDSVPVVAVAVYYDVGSRNEREGRTGFAHLFEHMMFQGSANVPKAGHFQYVMKAGGTMNGTTSSERTNYFETMPANQLPLALWLESDRMRSLAVTQENLDNQREAVKEEKRLRYDNQPYGQIFDIITSMIFKNFANAHSTIGSMEDLDDATVEDVQEFFRVYYAPNNAVLTLSGSFDPATAKEIVETYFGDIPSQPAPPSLDVTEPPEVADDYREWHDPHAPLPAFLMGWKIPPRNTHEFKALYLAGKLLYDGDSSRLYQKLVKGDESVVQLFGFTDERRGPSSIYIGAIPKPDEDLSKIRTVIMAEIDNIAAHGPTADEMQKLHNQLVNDAVRMRQSSMVRAQHIAEFALYDGDPNLINRELDELLAIRPDEIRKAVSEFLNTENRSLLDVVPAGRG, from the coding sequence ATGAAGTTCGAATTGCCGTCTGTAGATATCGAGGAATACAAGCTTGAGAACGGGCTTCGGGTCGTTTTGAACCGCGATGATTCGGTGCCGGTGGTCGCTGTCGCCGTTTATTACGATGTCGGGTCGCGGAATGAGCGGGAAGGGCGAACGGGCTTTGCCCATCTGTTTGAGCACATGATGTTCCAGGGCTCAGCAAATGTGCCGAAGGCCGGGCACTTTCAATACGTTATGAAAGCCGGCGGGACGATGAACGGCACAACCTCGAGCGAGCGGACCAATTACTTTGAGACGATGCCGGCAAACCAGCTTCCGTTGGCACTTTGGCTCGAATCTGACCGTATGCGGTCGCTTGCCGTCACGCAGGAAAACCTCGACAACCAACGCGAAGCGGTAAAGGAAGAAAAGCGGCTGCGTTACGATAATCAGCCTTACGGGCAGATCTTCGACATCATCACATCGATGATCTTCAAAAATTTCGCCAACGCCCATTCGACCATCGGTTCGATGGAGGACCTGGACGACGCGACGGTCGAGGATGTGCAGGAGTTCTTCCGCGTTTATTATGCACCGAACAACGCGGTGCTGACGCTCTCCGGCTCATTTGACCCGGCGACGGCGAAGGAAATTGTCGAAACGTATTTCGGCGATATTCCATCGCAGCCCGCACCGCCGTCATTAGACGTTACCGAACCGCCCGAGGTCGCCGATGACTATCGCGAATGGCACGATCCGCACGCTCCGCTCCCGGCGTTCCTGATGGGATGGAAGATACCGCCCCGAAACACGCACGAATTCAAGGCACTTTATCTGGCAGGGAAGCTGCTTTACGACGGCGACAGCTCGAGGCTTTATCAGAAGCTCGTTAAGGGAGATGAATCGGTGGTCCAGCTTTTCGGCTTTACAGATGAACGCCGCGGGCCTTCGAGCATCTACATCGGCGCGATACCGAAACCGGACGAAGACCTGAGCAAGATCCGCACGGTGATAATGGCCGAGATCGACAACATTGCCGCCCATGGTCCGACCGCGGATGAGATGCAGAAGCTTCATAACCAACTTGTTAATGATGCTGTCCGTATGCGGCAGAGTTCGATGGTCCGGGCACAGCATATCGCTGAGTTTGCACTCTACGACGGCGACCCGAATCTGATCAATAGGGAACTCGACGAGCTTCTCGCGATCAGGCCGGATGAGATAAGAAAAGCCGTCTCGGAATTTCTGAATACGGAGAACCGTTCGCTGCTCGATGTTGTCCCCGCAGGACGGGGCTAG
- a CDS encoding S8 family serine peptidase, translating to MTTVTGFEDTRFGSQMTFFQLDDDWRSATGRGVSVAVIDSGIDTTHPEINGRVKQSFEARVDNKKVIFDPSEAGDSAGHGTACAGIISRIAPDAELFSIKVLGAGGLGDGHAFLAGLEWAVKNRYRVINLSLGTTKPQFFAPLHDLLDRAYQAGCIVVAAANNLPQPSFPSVFSSSLISVVKSEETDPMKFGFHYGQVIELTAPGVNVRTPWPGGGYRNLTGNSFACPHIAAIIALLLERHPTLTPFQVKSALYAIAQENQEGKQPE from the coding sequence ATGACAACTGTCACCGGCTTTGAAGATACGCGATTCGGTTCGCAAATGACTTTCTTTCAGCTCGACGACGATTGGCGTTCGGCGACGGGCCGAGGTGTCTCTGTCGCCGTTATCGATAGCGGCATCGACACAACTCATCCGGAGATCAATGGGCGAGTCAAGCAATCGTTCGAGGCTCGGGTCGATAACAAAAAGGTGATCTTTGATCCGTCCGAAGCGGGCGACTCGGCAGGCCATGGGACCGCGTGTGCCGGCATCATCTCGCGGATCGCTCCCGATGCGGAACTCTTCAGCATCAAGGTGCTCGGAGCGGGCGGCCTGGGCGATGGGCACGCATTCCTCGCCGGGCTTGAATGGGCCGTAAAGAACCGCTATCGCGTGATCAACCTCAGCCTCGGCACAACGAAGCCGCAGTTCTTTGCGCCGCTCCACGATCTTCTCGACCGAGCCTATCAGGCCGGCTGCATCGTCGTGGCCGCGGCAAACAATCTGCCGCAGCCGAGCTTCCCGAGCGTTTTTTCGTCGTCTTTGATCTCTGTTGTAAAGAGCGAGGAAACGGACCCGATGAAATTCGGGTTCCATTATGGGCAGGTGATCGAATTGACCGCTCCGGGCGTGAACGTACGAACCCCCTGGCCGGGCGGCGGCTATCGAAACCTGACCGGAAACAGCTTCGCTTGCCCGCACATCGCGGCCATCATCGCGCTTCTGCTTGAAAGGCATCCGACGCTGACTCCGTTTCAGGTGAAGTCCGCACTCTACGCCATTGCACAGGAAAATCAGGAAGGTAAGCAGCCGGAATAG
- a CDS encoding GAF domain-containing protein, producing MPGTENNDLNAKLRQVIETIDIGNLLVEPLTRSIEQLLSASAATMGSNEASVLIRDGNEGDLRFLAAIGEVADQLRDMSVPAGKGIAGFVLSSGQPMVVSDVGGEETFYAEVDKATGYSTQMMLATPLRHNDEVIGVLEYINRSGPPPWEPFTPAEMDKAALCADAIASLVNAYESAKLFRDLGERLMSDQGAELGAVREWLTGIRDTAEHKEMMELAVLLRELASRGDAERAMCRELLDAVLRYSDSRSETSFLGF from the coding sequence ATGCCAGGCACCGAAAACAACGACCTGAACGCGAAACTCCGTCAAGTCATCGAAACGATAGACATCGGGAATTTGCTCGTCGAACCGCTCACACGGTCGATCGAACAGCTTCTCTCCGCATCGGCTGCAACTATGGGTTCGAACGAGGCCTCCGTGCTCATACGCGACGGCAACGAAGGCGACCTGCGCTTTCTCGCAGCGATTGGTGAGGTGGCCGATCAGCTCAGGGATATGTCAGTGCCGGCCGGGAAGGGAATTGCGGGTTTCGTCCTTTCCTCGGGACAGCCGATGGTTGTTTCGGATGTTGGTGGTGAGGAAACATTCTACGCCGAGGTGGACAAGGCAACCGGTTACTCGACCCAGATGATGCTCGCAACGCCGCTCCGCCACAACGATGAGGTGATCGGCGTGCTTGAGTACATCAATCGCTCTGGCCCGCCGCCCTGGGAACCCTTCACTCCCGCAGAAATGGACAAAGCCGCTTTGTGTGCCGATGCGATCGCCTCGCTGGTCAACGCTTATGAATCAGCGAAGCTCTTCCGCGATCTTGGCGAAAGGCTGATGTCCGATCAAGGTGCCGAACTTGGCGCCGTTCGCGAGTGGCTCACGGGAATTCGCGACACAGCAGAGCATAAAGAAATGATGGAGCTCGCCGTGCTCTTACGCGAGCTTGCCAGCCGCGGCGACGCCGAGCGGGCAATGTGCCGTGAGCTTTTAGATGCGGTCCTGCGGTATTCCGATTCCAGATCCGAAACGAGTTTCCTCGGGTTTTGA
- a CDS encoding S41 family peptidase, giving the protein MRRTATALLICFLVAPSAAQTLSLPKENDDFRISEGSTFSATRSGSNPSPKQPSPLASLSDDLAEALGVIGRNHASAVSRQPEQLIDSALRSALRSLDPHSKYYDRREFGELISEHEGQYFGTGATIISVKTGSDYETYVLSVAAGSPADAAGMRFGDRIVGVDGKDISGLSSYEVRELMRGEIGTEVTVRLERAIDGSTADMKLTRDRVAYKTVPHTFTLEGGVGYIDLSGGFGYTTVTELDDALLRLRARGMTSLVLDLRGNTGGIVDQSVAVAERFLPFGTKILSQQGRNPNEDRTWRSANRQPVSVPLVVLVDGDTASAAEIVAGALQDNDRALIIGERTFGKGLVQNLIELENGSALALTAARYYTPTGRSIQRDYSDVGLYEYFSGIRKAELIDRPAYAVRTITDRVLHGGNGIAPDVAISRPETLAADDSDAIFLLARELANGRIAGQPTPEELRQSLIFGSELLSDADAQTYLARYKAGAAMLAITKDVRSELRWYLAMALFGTDAAAKARIESDAAIAAALDALPAAGKLYARAAELRSNSARKEKGPQGRIPGGLR; this is encoded by the coding sequence ATGCGGCGGACAGCAACAGCTCTATTGATATGTTTCCTTGTTGCCCCCTCGGCTGCTCAGACTCTCTCGCTTCCGAAAGAGAACGACGACTTCAGGATCTCCGAAGGCTCAACCTTTTCCGCAACGCGCTCCGGATCGAATCCCTCGCCGAAACAACCAAGCCCGCTCGCTTCGCTGTCGGACGATTTAGCCGAGGCCCTCGGTGTCATAGGCCGCAATCATGCATCCGCAGTATCTCGACAGCCGGAGCAACTTATCGACTCCGCCCTACGGTCCGCTCTACGCTCTCTCGATCCGCACTCGAAATATTACGACCGACGGGAATTCGGTGAGCTTATCAGCGAGCACGAAGGTCAATACTTTGGCACCGGTGCGACGATAATTTCAGTAAAGACCGGCAGCGACTACGAGACCTATGTGCTTTCGGTCGCCGCGGGTTCGCCCGCTGATGCTGCAGGAATGCGGTTCGGCGACCGGATCGTGGGCGTGGATGGCAAAGACATCAGTGGGCTTTCTTCCTATGAGGTTCGCGAGTTGATGCGAGGCGAAATCGGCACTGAGGTAACGGTCCGGCTTGAACGGGCGATCGATGGCTCGACCGCAGATATGAAACTCACCCGCGACCGCGTTGCGTACAAGACCGTGCCGCACACGTTCACGCTTGAAGGGGGCGTTGGCTACATTGACCTTTCGGGAGGGTTTGGCTACACGACCGTTACCGAGCTTGACGACGCACTTCTGAGGTTACGGGCCCGGGGGATGACGTCGCTTGTACTCGATCTTCGCGGCAATACCGGCGGGATCGTTGACCAATCGGTCGCCGTCGCAGAACGTTTTCTTCCCTTTGGCACAAAAATCCTTTCACAGCAGGGCCGTAATCCGAACGAAGATCGGACGTGGCGTTCGGCGAATCGCCAACCGGTCTCCGTCCCGCTTGTTGTTCTGGTGGATGGCGATACCGCCTCGGCGGCGGAAATAGTTGCCGGAGCTTTGCAGGACAACGACCGGGCCTTGATCATCGGAGAACGGACCTTCGGAAAGGGCCTTGTCCAGAACCTTATCGAGCTCGAAAATGGCTCGGCTCTCGCACTCACCGCCGCACGCTACTACACGCCGACGGGCCGGTCGATCCAACGGGACTATTCGGACGTCGGGCTTTATGAATATTTCAGCGGCATCCGCAAGGCGGAGCTGATCGATCGTCCGGCATACGCAGTCCGGACGATCACCGACCGCGTGCTCCACGGTGGCAACGGTATTGCCCCGGACGTCGCCATATCGAGACCGGAAACGCTGGCGGCCGATGATTCTGACGCGATCTTTCTGCTCGCCCGCGAGCTTGCAAATGGACGCATCGCTGGACAACCGACTCCCGAAGAGCTTCGGCAGTCACTCATTTTTGGTAGTGAGTTACTCAGCGATGCCGATGCCCAAACGTACCTGGCAAGATACAAAGCCGGAGCCGCTATGTTAGCGATCACAAAGGATGTTCGTTCTGAACTCCGCTGGTATCTGGCCATGGCACTTTTCGGTACGGATGCCGCGGCAAAGGCACGGATCGAATCCGATGCGGCTATCGCAGCCGCTCTTGACGCCTTGCCGGCCGCCGGAAAGCTCTATGCCCGAGCCGCCGAACTCCGATCAAACTCAGCTCGTAAAGAAAAAGGCCCGCAGGGTCGCATACCCGGCGGGCTAAGGTAG
- a CDS encoding TonB-dependent receptor, with the protein MMGKLPLARAIFVFAFTCCFSFLVSAQGTTTRFIGTVTDTSGAAVAGATVTLTNNSTNVSLSTTTSASGAYVFDLIQPGAYSISVERDGFKRYVSRNNSAFINQPAVVNVSLEVGDVSAVVSVEATAEQVQTSTSGNVGSTIEQRTLESLPIVGLRGRNPLDLLNYQPGVVVGSNTGGGVHVNGSRDRAFNFTLDGIDINESTAGGSNFTPLRPNPDSVQEFQIVTSNATAELGRSSGAQVTLVTKSGTNRYSGNLFEYYQTPRFNANEFENNLLGIGRPQFVQHIYGGSFGGPIINPGFGEGTPLFQPLKDRAFFFVNLQRLSAVETRLAQRTVYTAEARNGLYRYIRGQRNAPAGSSTASVNAAGQPIYPACSGTVTTLCVETYNINTMSPITPDNFIVGLLNDYPLPNDFSRGDGLNSAGFNFNAPQTEKQWDLVMRFDVNVTKNSSLYVRWAQGAQDTIGDSVNGGLPPFPGYPNLVNTIRRPKNLAVNYRWSPTPRFTNEFIFGYSTFSFSFATEEPRADVPFILNTVTDAFTNFAYNAREARTFQIVDNMTFDFSPHTIKAGFNIRLGRQFDDRSSAGGSIEPTIGFGAGQSSFTGFGLPTSGGATGINSSDLALLRSQINNWIGRIGSFAQGFVVDPNNPNVYAPGGTRWNWRAYYPEYDFYVQDTWRFRPNLTFDIGLRYELKLSPSSKDIPILRPEQPFTIGAAPSNTLRWEEGDLFKNDTNNFAPSVGFAWDPFSSGKTSIRANYRLSYDRFPSQVFANSVYQSAPGNTFAFSDTSIAQQNRLLRDGIPVVSPPATPSALRQPAAFGLSTVTVVDPDTRYPESHQWFIGFQRELWDGNVLEVNYIGRRGTHLFGGYDSNQVNINSRHPSCPESFLEAFNTLRGDTTATSCLINLLFTGDPTNNAGTTTFRGIGTINTTLGSGETGGSVATAAQVVSQRTVGGQQMISNTINNPFFFQRYPQFGVVNVLDSNDYSRYNGLDFIFKRRLKGGLGFQIGYTYSLSKDTRSFDPTFTTVSRANNQSASSTPFDINDRSLNYAWSDFDRRHVINGTYVWEIPVGRDRAYGKDMSRALDFFVGGWQLAGTYNWGSGRPFTVYSGLNTVSNVNQSFASCNGCSRDLGELVERNGTWYWFSEASENLFSQPAPGEFGNTGRNYFIGPSRFQTDVSLSKKLRFSERYSLDFRVDARNLTNTASFGLPTATANSSVFGRIRTSVVSASRRIQLSAKFNF; encoded by the coding sequence ATGATGGGCAAACTACCTTTGGCGAGAGCGATATTCGTTTTTGCTTTTACGTGTTGCTTTAGCTTTTTGGTTTCTGCGCAGGGAACGACGACCCGCTTCATCGGTACGGTGACGGATACGTCGGGAGCGGCAGTAGCCGGAGCTACGGTAACGCTTACCAATAATTCCACGAACGTTTCTCTTTCGACGACCACAAGTGCAAGCGGAGCATATGTTTTCGACTTGATCCAGCCGGGAGCCTACTCTATTTCGGTAGAGCGGGACGGCTTCAAGCGATATGTTTCCCGAAACAACTCGGCGTTCATCAATCAGCCGGCAGTGGTCAATGTATCGCTTGAGGTGGGCGATGTTTCGGCTGTGGTTTCGGTCGAAGCAACTGCCGAGCAGGTGCAGACCTCGACATCAGGCAACGTTGGATCGACCATCGAACAGCGTACGCTTGAGAGCTTACCGATCGTCGGACTCCGCGGCCGCAACCCGCTTGACCTGCTGAACTATCAGCCTGGAGTTGTTGTCGGGTCGAACACGGGCGGCGGCGTCCACGTCAATGGTTCGCGTGACCGTGCGTTCAACTTCACGCTCGACGGCATCGACATCAACGAATCTACGGCAGGCGGTTCCAACTTCACGCCGCTTAGGCCAAACCCGGATTCGGTTCAGGAATTCCAGATCGTCACCAGCAACGCTACCGCAGAACTTGGCCGCAGCAGCGGAGCCCAGGTCACGCTCGTCACAAAGTCGGGAACGAATCGTTACTCCGGTAATCTTTTCGAGTATTACCAGACGCCGCGATTCAATGCCAATGAATTTGAGAACAACCTGCTTGGAATCGGACGTCCCCAGTTCGTTCAGCACATCTATGGCGGCAGCTTTGGCGGCCCGATCATCAACCCTGGATTTGGTGAAGGAACTCCGCTCTTCCAACCGCTCAAGGACCGTGCGTTCTTCTTCGTCAATCTGCAGCGGCTTAGCGCTGTGGAAACCCGGCTTGCACAAAGAACCGTTTACACGGCTGAGGCCCGAAACGGCCTTTATCGGTATATTCGGGGACAGAGAAACGCTCCTGCCGGATCGTCAACTGCTTCGGTAAACGCAGCCGGCCAGCCGATCTATCCGGCGTGTAGTGGGACGGTAACGACGCTTTGCGTTGAGACCTACAACATCAACACGATGTCCCCGATCACTCCTGATAACTTTATCGTGGGGCTTCTGAACGATTACCCGCTCCCGAACGACTTCTCACGTGGCGACGGCCTGAACTCAGCGGGCTTTAACTTCAACGCACCGCAGACCGAAAAGCAGTGGGACCTCGTGATGCGTTTTGACGTCAACGTGACAAAGAACAGCAGCCTTTATGTGCGTTGGGCACAGGGTGCACAGGATACCATCGGTGACAGCGTCAATGGCGGCCTTCCTCCCTTCCCGGGGTATCCGAATCTGGTGAATACGATACGTCGGCCAAAGAACCTTGCTGTGAACTATCGCTGGTCGCCGACACCGCGTTTCACTAACGAGTTCATTTTCGGTTACAGCACGTTCTCGTTCAGCTTTGCAACCGAAGAACCGCGGGCAGATGTTCCATTCATCCTAAACACGGTAACGGACGCCTTCACCAACTTTGCCTATAATGCTCGTGAGGCCAGAACGTTCCAGATCGTCGACAATATGACGTTCGACTTCTCGCCCCACACAATTAAAGCCGGCTTCAACATCCGGCTTGGCCGTCAGTTTGACGACCGCTCTTCTGCGGGTGGCTCGATCGAACCGACCATCGGCTTCGGTGCCGGCCAGAGCAGCTTTACCGGATTCGGCCTGCCGACATCGGGAGGTGCAACTGGTATCAACTCCTCTGACCTTGCGCTACTGCGTTCGCAGATCAACAACTGGATCGGCCGCATCGGCAGCTTTGCCCAAGGCTTTGTTGTTGATCCGAACAACCCAAATGTTTACGCCCCCGGCGGAACCCGCTGGAACTGGCGTGCTTACTATCCGGAATATGATTTCTATGTTCAGGATACCTGGCGTTTTCGCCCGAACCTGACCTTTGATATCGGACTTCGCTACGAGCTTAAGCTTAGCCCTTCATCGAAGGACATTCCGATCCTCAGGCCGGAACAGCCCTTTACGATCGGAGCTGCTCCTTCCAACACGCTTCGATGGGAAGAAGGCGATCTGTTCAAGAACGATACGAACAACTTCGCTCCGTCGGTCGGGTTTGCTTGGGATCCTTTCAGCAGCGGAAAAACTTCCATTCGGGCCAACTACCGGCTTTCGTATGACCGGTTCCCGTCGCAGGTCTTCGCGAACAGCGTTTACCAGAGCGCACCGGGAAATACGTTTGCGTTTTCAGACACCAGCATCGCACAGCAGAACCGTCTGCTTCGTGATGGAATTCCGGTTGTGTCACCGCCGGCAACACCGTCTGCTCTTAGGCAGCCGGCTGCTTTCGGCTTGAGCACCGTTACGGTTGTTGACCCGGACACGCGTTATCCGGAGAGCCATCAGTGGTTCATCGGCTTCCAGCGTGAACTTTGGGACGGCAACGTTCTCGAGGTCAACTATATCGGCCGCCGCGGAACGCATCTCTTTGGCGGTTACGACTCGAATCAGGTGAACATTAACTCTCGCCATCCATCCTGTCCGGAGAGCTTCCTCGAAGCATTCAATACGCTCCGGGGCGATACGACGGCGACTTCCTGCCTGATCAATCTCCTATTCACGGGCGACCCGACCAATAACGCGGGAACGACCACGTTCAGGGGTATTGGTACGATCAACACGACACTCGGATCCGGCGAGACCGGCGGAAGTGTCGCAACGGCAGCACAGGTCGTCTCGCAGCGGACCGTCGGCGGGCAGCAGATGATCTCGAACACGATCAACAATCCGTTCTTCTTCCAGCGGTATCCGCAGTTCGGCGTTGTCAACGTGCTCGATAGCAACGACTACTCGCGGTATAACGGTTTGGACTTCATCTTCAAGCGAAGGTTGAAGGGCGGGCTTGGCTTCCAGATCGGATACACTTATTCGCTCTCGAAGGACACGCGTTCGTTCGATCCGACGTTCACGACGGTATCTCGTGCTAACAACCAGTCGGCATCGAGCACGCCGTTCGACATCAATGATCGGAGCCTTAACTATGCATGGTCCGATTTCGACCGTCGGCATGTGATCAACGGTACGTACGTCTGGGAGATCCCGGTTGGGCGTGACCGTGCTTATGGCAAGGACATGTCACGTGCTCTCGATTTCTTCGTCGGCGGTTGGCAGCTCGCAGGGACCTACAACTGGGGCTCCGGCCGACCGTTCACGGTCTATTCGGGACTGAACACGGTGAGCAACGTTAACCAGTCGTTTGCAAGCTGCAATGGCTGCTCGCGTGATCTCGGCGAACTTGTCGAGCGGAACGGTACCTGGTACTGGTTCTCGGAAGCATCTGAGAACCTGTTCTCGCAGCCCGCTCCGGGCGAATTCGGCAATACGGGCCGCAACTATTTCATAGGCCCAAGCCGGTTCCAAACTGATGTATCGCTCTCAAAGAAGCTTCGGTTCTCAGAACGGTACAGCCTGGATTTCCGTGTTGATGCTCGAAACTTGACGAACACTGCGTCGTTCGGCCTTCCGACCGCGACGGCCAATTCGTCCGTTTTTGGCCGTATCAGGACGTCCGTTGTAAGCGCATCGCGCAGAATACAGCTCTCGGCCAAGTTCAATTTCTAG